Genomic DNA from Urocitellus parryii isolate mUroPar1 chromosome 5, mUroPar1.hap1, whole genome shotgun sequence:
ACAGAGGTATTGAGAATAGCAActcctttggataatgatgctCTTTCTTTTGCAGAGGGATTAAGATAAATGAATATTCAACTTCCATAAGAGATGGAAATGACAATCATGTGAGAGGAGCATGTAGAAAAATGCCTTTTTTCTCTGACTGGCAGATGAGAGTTTCAATATTGTCCTCATGTTGAAAATGTAGGATAGAATTATTAAAGCCAAAGTGAAAATCAGAATCACTACTGCAGAGTAAAAGTCAATCACTTCTAGGAGGCTTTTGTCTGAGCAGGATAAGTTCAATAAAGTGAAGTAGTCACAAGCAAAGTGATCAATGACATTGGAGCCACAGTAATCTAACTGGAGAAAAAGAATAACTGGTGGGAAGATGTTTAagaatcctgccagccaagcaCAAAATACAAGGGATATGCAGACTCTCTCGTTCATGATGGTGGTATAATGCAGGGGTTTGCAGATGGCTACATAACGATCATAGGACATGGTCATTAGAAGGTAAAATTCAGTTGTACCcaagaagatggagaaaaaaaaagtttatttatggaAATGTTAGCATTCTTTCCTAAATTTCCTACTTTACAGTCTAGCTAATGCAATTACGTTCCttgactcatttatttttctagtaaaaGGACTAAAAGGACAATAAAAGGATACTCCTTTCAATCATTGCCTAGAagtattttaattcataaaattcatGATTCAATCATTTTCACAATATGGCTGTAGCAAATGAAAAATTGGATGATCAAAATAGCATTTACTGGGAAGAAGATATTCTTTCAGTTAGAGAATGCCCTGTTTAAATCCTATTTCCATCGCAGCATGGCATTTAaacatagagaaaaaataataaaaagagaaattcaagTCTGTTGCTGTGCTGTCTTGGGATCCCATTGATGGTATTCCCAGTAATAAATAACAAGTACATTTGTAGTtctctaaaataatatatattccatttcatttatacatttcaaaatacacTTTGCACGTACAGTTGTAGATTTAGAACCCTTGTgatattaaaagttaaataattgaaaaaaaaagcttaccTTGTGGTCTTGATGATTAAGTCTGAAAATCTACCACCTGAGTTTCTTAAATAGTCATATTCACAGATGGCCAATGGGTTCAGCAATTAATTTGATTTCCTTTGTACTCTCAAAACAAATGGAGTGATTTAACTTTTTCATGGATCTCTgaaatttcatttactttaattAGAGACCAGTAATATTTGATCAGTAAGATGACTAGTTCTTTTTACAGTAAACTTCTTAGAACAGTTTATAATATTACAATTAATCCTATGTTTCTGTCTCTCCCAAGATCCATGTGTAAACAGAGTTAAGTTTATGCTGACTAAAGTACTCTTCCATTTGTTCCTTTCCATACAAtacaaaatacttattaaaaactTCTTCTTTGCTTTCACAcaactgttttaaataaatattttgcaaaccTATAATCCTAGATGATAGtagccattcttattggagtgaggtGAGAGCTCATTGTGGTTCTGATTTGAATTTCTGAGACATTAATgttacaataagaaaataatttcaaaattttttgtgGGCTTTGAAAATTTAGTGTGtccaattttcttaaattttgttgaAGGTAAGTTAAGAACGTATATGATAActcaaaaattcaacaaatactcCTCCAcatgttaataaagaaaaatgtatgccatatttcttataatttattgGGTGATAATAAAGTATATCATTTAATTTCACTTAATAAGAAATCACCAAATTAAAACTCAGTAATTCTATGGATTATGTAAATACATAAACAGACAAttaactttttcctttctttttgttagattgaacagaccaaacttaagaaaaaggtttttttctttttaccttttttcttttcttttctttctttttcttttcttttttttttttttttactgcatttGATCAGAAGTACAGCTTTTGTTTTGACATGGCAGTTCAGTTTAAAAGTATTTAACCACTCACACTATTTCTGTGACAGCTTTGATAACTCATTAGCCACTGGTAAAACTATTGCTACGAATGCCATAAGAATTCGCAAAgacatattaattttatgtggttaGCAATATGtctgaaaattttaagtattaagaGAAtgttagccaggtgcagtggtgcacacctgtaatacctgTCATCAGGAAGCTGATGAAAGAAGATTgatggttcaaagccagcctcaacaacgttgaggtgctaagcaacttagtgagaccctgtctctaaataaaatacaaaatagggctggggatgtggctcagggtttgaGTGTCCCTATGATCAACCACTGgtactgccccccaccccccaaaagagaCAATCTTATTTATAAGTGGCATGTCTATTTATCTAAGGCTTTGAgatacatatatgatatatatatacatatacacacacacacacacacacatatatgtaatccATATCATGGCTATTATCCtggtacaagaaataaaaataacaattatttcatctttcttattggtaaaattatgtaaattgttaatgttgtGAGTTAactgttattatttatatctcaatatatttttaaatatatacattatagaagctgggattgtagctagcagtagagcacttgtttagtgcatgtgaggcaatgggtttgatcctcagtactacataaaaataaataaatataataaaggtattgtgcccaaatatgtataaaaataaatataaaatatatgtaaaatatattcctCATAGAGacataaaacttataaaattacattgtgataacctattttcttattttattctctcaTGCTTAGGACTGCATAAgaacaagaataaaatttttcaattgcTGAACCATATTTTAGtggacatatttttaaacaatgaatgTAATACATATGTGAAATTTCcttggaaatatttaattcaaaaagCTACCAGAAAACATTTAATTCAAAGCAATGTGTTCATCTATAAATCATAAGAATTCCTAATGTCTCAGagagacattaacattttaatttattttttaaatataatatattttttagttgttcatggacctttattttatctatttgtatgtagtgctgagaatcgaacccagtgcctcacacatgctaggcaagtgtgctcccactgagccacaaccccagtacaacattttaatttcttatattagAATCCTTTGATTTCCAGATATTAGCAGACAGTTGAGATGTAAGGACTAagaattctttgaaatgttttaaaatcagtataatgatttttattttataaatatttaaattcattgtgtattttactttgtaaattaTACTAGTCtacaaatttagaaataaaatatattttcaagttttctacTCAACAttacttgggaaaaaaattataaatagaacaatttaatttgaaatactcCTGTGGTATAACTATTAACTGATAACTCAAGACAAAAGTTTAATTGTTGAGTTGATAATCAAATGTTAACATAATTATAATGaaacttaaatttatatttttatattaaacaagGAACTCAATttacagagaaaatgaaagtgaTGCCCTTTAAATTTCACGAATCTGTACATTTAAAGATACAATGCAATAGAACACATTACTTATAGGGACTGAATCTAATgaatcaagatacagaacatgTAGAATTAAATACATTATGACATTAATATTCACCTTGAAAACATGAGAGAAATTCCATCTGAAGTACAATGTGGTGATATAAACAGAATTAAACTATTTACTATATcatagagtatattttaaataaatacatgccaTTTCAAAAGAAAGTTCTGTATTGGAAAACTTTGTCATACTTTGAAATAACTTGGTAAATAATATGTTGGATGTCCTTGGGTGTGGAAGTGGAAGAAATGGATcaggaaaaatttcaaattaagtaTAATGtgacatttaaagaaattattagagAACAAGAATATTTAGTAAAGATGTTTATGAATTTCAagattttactaagttgcttttTATAGtgtcccttgttttttttttttttttaaagcttcttttatttatttgtagaaaatacTACTCTGTGGACCACATCCTTGAAGGCTTGCTTTACTTGCTGGTTCCTCAGGGTGTAGATGAAAGGGTTCGGCATGGGGGCAACAGAGGTGTTGAGAATAGCTACTCCTTTAGTCAGTGATGCCTTTTCTTTGGCAGAGGGATTAGCATACATGAATATACAACTTccataagaaatagaaatgacaatCATGTGAGAGGAACAGGTGGAGAAAGCCTTTCTCTGACTGGCAGAGGGAATTCTCAAAATGGTCCTGATAATGTACATGTAAGATAAAACCACTAATGCCAAAGTGAATAGTAAAGTAACCAGAGCAAAGTAGAAACCAATGATTTCTAGGAGCCATGTATCTGAGCAAGACAGTTGTAAGAGGGGAAGATAATCACATGCAAAGTGATCAATGACATTGGAAACACAGTAATCCAGCTGGAGCAGAAGCATCAGGGGTGGGAAAATGGTCAGAAACCCACCCAGCCAGGCACACAGCACAAGCAGGGTGCAGAGTTTCCTGCTCATAATGGTTGTGTAATGAAGGGGCTTGCAGATGGCaacatagcggtcataggacaTGGCAGTGAGAATGTAAAATTCTGTCACTCCcatgaagataaagaaaaaaagttgtgcTGCACAATTGTTATAGGAAATGGTCTTATCCTGGGTGGCAATAGCGCCTAGAAACCTAGGGATACAAACAGTTGTAAATGAGATTTCTAAAAAAGAGAAGTTCGGAAGGAAGATATACAGAGGAGTCTGTAGATGGGAATCCACCAAGGTTAGAGTGATGATAGTCAGATTCCCAGTGACACTTAATATGTAAGtgataaataaaaacaggaaaattacAATCTGAAGTTTAGGATCATCAGAAAGGCCTAGGAGCACAAATTCTGTGATCAGTGTATGgttcatctctctctttctttctctttttccctctctctgggtctctcctttttcctcttttaaaaatattggggataaaagaaattaaagagagaagaaagatataATTATTATGAACAATATAGTCCTTATTGATATAATTCTAAAATATCTTCCATAATCTCtaacaattttatttacattattactCTCTTTGCATTATATTTTATGACAGATTTGTAAGGCCAGCTTGTTTGCTActggttcttttattttaaatctagcAACAGTGTTTAgggaatttttataaattaagccACATGATTGAGCAATGTTGAATAAAACCAATAATTTCTATGCTGAGTCAAATTTCTGCAAAATATTATTACCTTTTTTGTTGAAACAGTTACATGAatcatgcatttttctttcttttcccatggtGAATATGTAAGCTCATACTAcaacctaaaaacaaaaataaattatcttgatTTGATCAAAtggcaaaagcaaaaataaaatgaaataaaagtcaaaagtaaCAACCCATTATTCCTTTTATGATATAAGAAATCAAttaataattctattaaaatatgaaatatattttaaaaatataaattatttgatttacttcttcattgtattttaatattactgTTTTGGAATAATTGTCAAGATAACACAAAAAcattatatacatagtatatatataaatttactgTAAGATAAATAATGTGATTATTTCATGTAGCAACCAGGGAATGTGTTTACTTCTTGATTTATCTTATAATTCTATTAAAATCTTTAATGTTTGATgtctttgatgatttttttagaaatatatgtgtatatatatatatacacatatatgtatacacatatatacacacacacatggggCACACATTACACAGACCTTTTTCATTCATGAGCTTAAaggaacagatatttatttttcattttgctttgaagcataaatttgaaattaatacTTGCCTTAGATCTTGGCAGCTCTGTCACTTGGATTAGAGCACagtatattttccatttgaaCATCATCCTTCCTTAGCCATTAAGTTTTatggaaaaatgttttcttccttagaCATTTTGTCCCACATGAGACACTCATTTCATGGATCCACTAATCCACCAGGATATCTAGAAATGTACAGGAAGACCTCTCCCATTCATCTTAACCCATTCAGTTAGTCCCCAACTCTTCAAACACTGCCTGGTATGCTATTCTGTGGATTTGGTTGGCTAAGTCCTGACAtctgatttttccatattttatatagTCAAATTTATGCTCTGAAGGACAGACATTAGCAAAATTCACGCTAATCacatttgatattatattttccctattttatgATGatgaaagggaaatattttaggaaataaaaatgtaacatcaGAAACCttcagaaaatgtaaaaatatactatcttcccattcattcatttgatctagtattttaagaaagtaatatttaaataaagaagagagaaagataagACATTATTGGGTATTATAAGTATAGATTCTTACATCATAATCCTGTTTTCAATTGGTTGTACCTTATATCTCAAATATAAATACTTCAAGTctacttcttttgttttctgaagatTTGATCTCATGGGAACAAGATAAAGTCCAAGCCACATCTCTTCTATCTTATTGACCTTGAGGGATTTCTGTTAGCCATCCTTCAGTTTCTCAGTAGCCTCCTAACTTTTCTCTATTGTGGATCTCCCTTGAGAATGGTTACATTCCTTTTGTATACCACAGAGAATCTACAATGCTCAATGCTAttctacaaattatttatttccattgattgcaattatgtaatattttattattatgtaatatttcatgaacaacaaaaataactatGAAATGTACTTTGTTACAAAGCCTGAACCCTACTCTAAATCATATttaactatgtttttaaaatataaaaattttctatgTATGCCTTTTTTATTGTTAATACTCTGTCATTGTTAGATGTTGGTTACCTGTAAACTAAGGATTACTCTATTATAATGAGTTAAAAATCACTATTATAATGTACATATTTTCCTCATACTTTAAGAAAATCTTATTActtattttaactaatttaatcCTCATTATAAAGTAGAATATTTAATTGCCATGTCAACTTTCCTCATCTTATGATTCATCTTggctttacatttatttaaaatcatttcatcattttaataagaaataaccacaatttgataaacctttatttatatgacaATCTGGTTAGTGGGTTATAtctatttattctctttcatgtTATTCAtgcttctcaaatatttttacaataaaaataaaatatcagatgtTTCAgtgtttcattgctgtgactcaaatacctgacaagaccCAACTGAAAGGAGGAAAGCTATTTGGGGTTCACagattcagaggttcagttcatggtctgTGAACTCCATTACTCTGTGCCCcggtgagacagaatatcatagTCAAAGGGCCATGGTGGAGTAGAACTTCTTActtcatggaagccaggaagaaggaggagagaaagagagaaagaagaagaagagaaagagagaaagaaggaaatggcaaagggaaaggagaggagttGGGGGAACAAAATAAAGTTGGTTCTcttgtattttatgtttaattatatggacatataaatttataactttaaaaagttcttttagaCTTCATAGTGTTTTACATAAACAtatcaaggaaaattaaaattgacaATTCTACCTCTGTGGAGTGCTTCAGTTAGGGCAAAATGTTTtggtattttattgttgttgttgttgttttgttgttttgttaattttttatttcttttttcttatctaatACTTTTTCCAGATTGTTCCAGCACTTTCCTGCATTGTACCTGCAATTAATAATTTATGAAGTCTTCTTACATTTATTAGAAATTGTGAGATAAGAATCTAGCCCCGGTTTTATCATATACAGCCTTTAAAATGCTGAGGTAAATTTCTTCTGTCCCTAGTTGCTTCAGGATTTTTAACATAActaggtgctgtattttgttcaAACCTATTTTTGTTATCTACTGGGATGATACTATAATtattgtccttaattctatttatgtgccaaatctcatttattgatttatgtatgttgaaccaaccagAGCAatcagggaagagaaagaaattaaagggatacatatggAAAGAAGTCAAATAATCTCTGTTAGCTGCTAATGTAATCCTATGTCTACAAGACTTcacctgaaaaagaaagaaagaaagaaagaaagaaagaaagaaagaaagaaagaagaaagaaagaaagaaagaaagaaagaaacaaacaaacaaacaaactccaaCAGATGACTTCTATtgctaataaatgagttcagcaaagtaccAGAATACAAGACAAAAGTTCATAAATCAATAGATTCCCTATATATGAATGGTGGtattgctgagaaagaaatcaaggagaCTATTCTATTCATAGTAAgtcaaaaaaatttataaaactcagaaaaaattaaagaagaccttagaagataaaatGATCTCCTATattctttgataggcagaattaattctGTCAAAGTGGGTATATTATCAAAACCaaaattcagatttaatgcaacttCCATCAAAATACCTATGACattattcacagaactagaaaaaacactCCTGAAATACATCTGGAAgattaagagacccagaataacaaaagcaatcctaagcagaAAGAGCAAGACTGGATGTATTAGAATATCTAACCCAAAATTATGCTATGaagttataataacaaaaacaacatgttaTTACCACCATCAAAAAAATACAGATCATTGAAGTAGAATaggaggcacagagacaaacccacaaacaTAGAGCCATCTGATGCTTGACACAGGTGTCAAAAATATACCTTGgactccttagcccatttattgatggggttggaagttgtttgtttgtttgtttgtttgtttttggtttttggtgttgttttttgaattctttacatatcctagagattatACACAATTGATCAACagatatatgagaaaaatattcaacacctctagtaattagagaaatgtaagttAAAATTACTCCaaaatttcatcttactctagtcagaatggcagttatcaagaatacaagcaacaataactattggcaaggatatggaggaaaaggtacacacaaacattgctggtgggactgcaaattggtacaaccactctggaaagtagtatggagattcattagaaaacttggaatggaaccactatttgacccaggtATGCCACTCTGTGAtttctacccaaaggacttacaaacagcatactatagtgacacagccacatgaatgtttatagcagcaaaattcacaatagccaaactgtggaaacaacctaaatgtccttcaatagatgaatggatgaagaaactgtggtacatatacacaatggaatattactcagcaataaaacagaacacaatttttttgacatttgcaggtaaatggatggagctagaaaATATTATACTAAGAAAGTAAGCTAatctccaaaaccaaaggccaattgTTCTCTttaataagtggatgctaattcatagtggggggAAGGGTCAGGGGATGAATGTAGGAACTTTGGATTAGCCAAAGGGGCAGGAGAacaggggaggagaagagggataggaaagatagtggaaagagatggacatcattatcctaggtacatgtatgattgcacaaatggtgtgaccctgtgaccctactttgtgaacaaccagagaagtgaaaaattgtgctccatttgtgtacaatgaatcaaggagcattctgctgtcatgtataactggttagaacaaataaatttttaaaattatatatatactgTTGGAGAAAAgctagcctctttaacaaatggtagtAGGAAACCTGATCagccatatatagaagaatgaaactggatcCTAATCTCTCATTCTGCACTAAAGCCAACTCGAAGTGAATCAAAGGTCCAGAAATTAGATCCAAAACATTGCAACtgtaagaagaaaacatgaggTCAACTCCCCAATGTATTGGTGCAGGCATCATCTTCCCAAAGAAGATCTACAAAGctcaagaaacaaaaccaagaatgaATGAGTAAGATGGAATCAAATTGAAAAGCTCTTATACAACAAAGGGAAGAATTAAGAGCATGAAAaggaaacctacagaatgggagaaaaattttgccagttactcctctgacagggaattaatatctagaacatataaagaatacaaacagcACCAGTAAAATAAATACCTCAATTAATAactgggcaaaagaactaaacagacacttttcaaaagatgaaatacaaataaccaacaaatacacacaaaatattcaacatccatgaaaatgagagaaatgcaaatcaaaactgtatTGAAAATTCATCACACTCCAATTAGAATTGTAatcataaaagaatataaataataaatcattctgttgagaatgtgaagaaaaaaagtataCTGATAGActattggtgggactgtaaattcaCACAGCCACTcaagaaagcagtatggaggttctacaaaagattaggaatggaactactatatgtcccagctatcccactcttcagagtttatcctaaagaactaaaatcagcacactacagtgatatATGCATGCCAATGTTAGTCTCACTGAAATGTAATGCAAACCATTGTTAATATCAGTGAAATTCACATTAACCAAATCACAGAACAAGGCTAAGTGCCTgtctacagatgaatggattaaggaaatgtgatatataaacacaatggagttgTTACTcggtcataaagaagaatgaaatcatgacatttgctaTAAATGAATAGacctggagaatataatgctaagtgaaataagccagattcagaaataATTGG
This window encodes:
- the LOC144255116 gene encoding olfactory receptor 6C3-like; this encodes MNHTLITEFVLLGLSDDPKLQIVIFLFLFITYILSVTGNLTIITLTLVDSHLQTPLYIFLPNFSFLEISFTTVCIPRFLGAIATQDKTISYNNCAAQLFFFIFMGVTEFYILTAMSYDRYVAICKPLHYTTIMSRKLCTLLVLCAWLGGFLTIFPPLMLLLQLDYCVSNVIDHFACDYLPLLQLSCSDTWLLEIIGFYFALVTLLFTLALVVLSYMYIIRTILRIPSASQRKAFSTCSSHMIVISISYGSCIFMYANPSAKEKASLTKGVAILNTSVAPMPNPFIYTLRNQQVKQAFKDVVHRVVFSTNK